From candidate division TA06 bacterium:
GAGTGGGCGGCGGTAGGCCCGACGGCCCGCGCCGCCGGCATCGACATGGACTCCCGCAAGGACCATCCCTATTGCGCCTACGACGCGGTGGACTTCACCGGACGGTGGTCCGGATCCTGGAGACCATTGAATCGTTCAAGATCGTCCGCCAGTGCTTAGACGCTTTGATGGAACTGCCGGAGGGCGACATCATCACCGAGATCCGGGACGAGATCCCGGCCGGGCGGATAGCCATCTCGGCGGTCGAAGCGCCCCGGGGCGAGGACGTCCACTTCCTGCTGACCGGCGGAGACAACCGGCCCTACCGCTGGCGGGTGCGCTGCCCAACCTATCCCAATCTGCCCACCGTGCAGGTGATGGTCAAGGGCGAGACCGTGGCCGACGTGCCGATCATTTTGGGTTCCATAGATCCCTGCTTCAGCTGCACTGAGCGGATGGAGGTCTGCGACCTGGGAACAGGTAAGGTCAGAGTCTATTCACAGGAAGAACTGGCGAACTGGACGGCGAAGCGGTAATACTGCTTTGTTCTAAACAGTTTGAAACGTTTGAACTTGTTTGAGAGGTTTGAGAAGTTAACCATTTTGAAAAATGTGATAAGTTATTGTGATTAACAAAAGGAGTTGTGTGATGACGGTAAATAATTTTGAGGACTTAAAAATCTGGCAGGAAGCCAGACAATTGACGAAGCGCATTTATGTAATTACTTCCAATAGTTGCATGAAGCATGACTATGCGCTGGTTGACCAGATGCGACGGGCTGCGGTATCGGTAATGGCGAATATAGCCGAGGGATTTGAACGGTGTAATAACAAGGAATTCATACAATACTTATATATTGCCAAAGGGTCTTGCGGGGAGTTGAGGAGCCATTTATTTGTGGCAGAGGATGCCGGATATATTGACGGCAAACTGTCTGCCGAAACACGGTCTTTCGCCGGCGGGCTTTCCTCGATGATAAACAATCTTATTTTATATCTCAAACAGAGCAAAATAAAAGGCGCCAAGCATAAAACAATTCCGCCAACCGTTCAAACCAGAGAAACCAGTTTAAACCTATTAAACGAAAAAAGCAAAGTATGATGACATCTTTTTTGAAAATAGCCGGTATGGTGGCGCTGCTGTTGTTCGTCTCCCCGCTGCTGGAGGGCATACTGCGCAAGTTCAAAGCGCTGGTGCATTCCCGGATCGGGCCGCCGCTGCTGCAGCCGTACTGGGACATCTTAAAGCTTTTAGGCAAGGACGATGTCCGCTCGCCCCACTCCTTCCTTGGCCCGCTGCCGGCCTTTCTGGGCCTGGCCGCCATCTTGGCCGCCGGCCTGCTGGTGCCCCTGGGCGCGGCTTCGCCGCTGGCCAGCGGCGACCTGTTCCTGTTCCTGTATCTGATCAGCTTCGCCTCGGTCTGCGTGATGCTGGCCGGCATGGACTCCGGCTCGCCCTACGGCTTTTTGGGCGCCGCCCGGGAGATGATGACCTCGTTCGTAGTGGAGCCGGTGCTGTTCATCGCTTTGATCACCGTGGCCATCAAGACCCGCAATTTCCGCTTCTCCGACATGGCGGCCTACCAGCAGATATCCGGGAACTCGCTTTCCACCATCATCTCCGGGGCCGCCCTGTTCTTGGGCATTCAGGCCCAGCTCAGCAAACTGCCGTTTGACATCCCCGAGGCCGAGGGCGAGCTGATGGGCGGCACCTTCGTGGAGATGTCCGGCCCGACCTTCGCCATGTACCGCTGGGGCTTCATCGCCAAGCAGGTGATATTCTCCATGATCCTGGCCCAGCTGTTCTTCCCCTGGCCGCTGGGATTGGCCGGCCTATGGGCGGTAGTGGCCCAGATCGTCAAAGTGGTTCTGATTGTGGTGCTGGTGGGATTGATTGACGTGGTCAACCCCCGGCTGAGGATAGACCAGGCCATAGTCTACTATTTCGGGGTGATCCTGATGGCCATAGTGGGGCTGGTGTTCGCGCTGGTGGGAGCTTGATATTGTTTGGCGTTTGTCGTTTACCGTTTGAAGTTGAGTATTTAATGTTTATTTAGGAGTGAAAGAAATGGCTACATTCAAAAGATTTGAGGACATCAATGCCTGGCAGAAGGCAAGAGAACTGACCAAGTCAGTTTATATGATCACGAAAGAAAGTATTTTTTACCGGGACCAGGGATTAAGGGAGCAGATCAGGCGGGCATCAATTTCGGTGATGTCTAATATTGCAGAAGGTTTTGGCCGGGGCGGGAAGAGGGAATTCATTCAGTTTTTATCCATAGCCAAGGGTTCGGTAACGGAAATCCAAAGCCATTTATACGTTGCCCTGGACATGGGCTACATAAATCAGCAGATTTTCGATAAAATGTATAAGGCAGCCGAAGACATTAACTGCATGATCTACGGCCTGATGTCATATCTGCAAAAGACGCCGGTTTCCGGAATAAAATATAAACAATGAACAATGAACAATGAACGGTAAACTGTAAACGTCAAACGCCAAACAGTAAACTGGAAACGGCAAACACTAAACGGTCAACAGTAAACGGTATAAAGCATGATACTATCAAAGATAAAAGAAGCCATCATCTGCTTCAAGAACCTGAGGGTCACTTTCCCCTATCCCTTAAAGCGGAACATCGAGGCCCTGCCGGTGGAAGGCTTCCGGGGCAAGCTGACCATAGACGTCTCCAAGTGCATCGGCTGCGCGGGCTGCGCCAACGTCTGCCCCTCGCGGCTGATCATCATCACCGACAAGAAAGCGGTGCGCCGGCTGGACTTTTACCTGGAGCGCTGCACCTACTGCGGGCGTTGCGCCGAGGTCTGCCCGGAGAAGGCCATCACCATGACCCAGGAGTTCGAGACCGCCACCGACGACGTCCACAACGACCTGCACATCAGCGCCGAGGTCTATATGGGCACCTGCCAGCGCTGCGGAAGATGCTTCGAGACCCAGACCATTTTGGACAAGATGATGACGGTGGGGTTCCGGAACAATCAAACTACCGAATAAACCACCAAGACTATTAAATGGGAAATGGGAAATAGAAAGTAGGATTTGTATCTTGCTCTTTTGGTGTTAAAATATTATAAAAACTATCTATGAAAAAAAGAATTTTCTTGATGTGGTTTGTGCTTCTTTGTGCAAAAGGATTTGTTTGCGCAGAAAGTAAGTTGTCAATCGGTCCATCTATAGGTGTGTATGCTCCATCGTTGCGGACGTGGTATACGGCCTGGCAAGCATTGGACAACAATAATGTTCATCCGTATAACAGGCCAATAGCACTACAGTGTGCTGGGAATTTACAATGGGGCATATCAAAGAATTTCGGGATAGGCATTAACATTGGTTATTGGGAAATAAGCGAATATTTTTACGGAAACGGTGGCCTGGATTCAAGCACATATGATACTTATAATCATCAGTACGAATATAAATTGGATATACTGCCGGTCGAAATTGCGCCATATTATTCAATATGTAAATTCAAATTCTTGAAAGCGAAAATTGGACCCACAATAGGTTGCGCTTGGGCTTCATTGCGTTACGACGATAGAACATGGATATCAGAAATATACCCAACGGAGGATATATTACAGAGCGATTATTATTGGAAGTCAACCGGCAGTGCAGTAACATTCGGTTTGCAGTCTGACCTTGATATAACTATATGGAAGAGACTGTCACTATCCTTTAACTGTGGGTACAAGGCAGGGAAAATTGACAATATGGTTGTTAACCAATCTTCTGATCTAACACAGACGGAGAAACCGTTGGTTCTGGAAAAAATGGCGACAGGAGCTAAAACACCAATCTCGCTTGAGTTGAACGGAATGACCATTGCGCTAATCCTGAAATATAATATATAGGAATCACTATGGGCGACTTAATCACAACCCTAATGGTCTGCCACTTTTTAGCCTCGGTGGGCGCGGCCGAGATCAGAAATCTTAAAACCTCCACCATTTTTCTGATGCTGCAGTCACTGCTCTTGGCCCTGATCATCGCGGCCTTCGCCGGGCGCAGCCAGAACTACTCGCTTTACTGGTGGGCGGCCATAACCGTGGTCTCCAAGGTGATCGTCATCCCCGGGATGTTGTGGTGGCACATCAAAAAGACCCAGGTGATGGAAATAAAGCCATTAGTCAGCTTCGTGGTCTCCTTTATCCTGCTGGCCATTTTTCTAGTGGCCTTTTACCAGATGATCCACACCCACGCCAATTTTGTGGCCCCCACCGCGGTCGCCGCGGCGGAGCCGACCCGCTCGGCCCTGGCCCTTTCCTTCACCATCTTCGTGCTGGGGCTATACGTGCTGGTGATCCACCGGGATGCGGTCAAGATCATCATCGGCCTGAACCTGATCGAGAACGGCGTGCACCTGGCTCTGGTCACTTTGGTGCCGCAAATGCCCATCACCACTAAATTGGGGATTGTCTCCAACGTCGTGTTCGCGATATTGATGTTGCTGTGGCTGACCCAAAACATCTACCAGGCCTTCGGGTCCTCCGACACCTTGAAGCTCTCCAGCTTGAAGGGATGAGGCCGGTATTAGTCTAAAAGGAAGAAACATCCGGCGAGAAACAATACGAAGTTTAAAACGCTTACAAAGGGGGAACTGCGATGGTGGATAAAAAACTGCTGAAGGACAATTCGCTGTTCAGCGACTGCAGCCAGTCCGAAATAGACAAACTGTCCCCGCTTTTCAGCGAGCGCTCCTACGTCGCCAACCAGGTGATGATCCCGGAGCAGTCCGAGAACCGCGAACTGATGATCCTGCTGGAAGGCAGCGTGGCGGTGGAAGTGGCCTTAAGCCTTTCGGCCAGCGCCGAAAAACTGATGCTGACCTCCGAGACTTCGCCCGGACGGATCATCGAATGGTCTTCGGCCATCGACACCACCAAAAGCGGGGGCACCGCTTCGGCCCGGGCCCTAAAGCCCACCAAAGTGCTGGTGGCCGACGGACAGGCGCTGGTCGGCCTGCTTAAGTCCGAGAAGGAGCTGGGCTACAAGCTGATGCAAAAGATACTGCTGGTGATCGCTTCGCGGCTGAAGGACACCAGATTGCAACTGATCAGCATGGCGGCGCAGTGCCGCTGACCCTGGCGAAGTTTTAAAAGTTGGAAATGTTAGAAACG
This genomic window contains:
- a CDS encoding four helix bundle protein, which translates into the protein MTVNNFEDLKIWQEARQLTKRIYVITSNSCMKHDYALVDQMRRAAVSVMANIAEGFERCNNKEFIQYLYIAKGSCGELRSHLFVAEDAGYIDGKLSAETRSFAGGLSSMINNLILYLKQSKIKGAKHKTIPPTVQTRETSLNLLNEKSKV
- a CDS encoding NADH-quinone oxidoreductase subunit H; translated protein: MMTSFLKIAGMVALLLFVSPLLEGILRKFKALVHSRIGPPLLQPYWDILKLLGKDDVRSPHSFLGPLPAFLGLAAILAAGLLVPLGAASPLASGDLFLFLYLISFASVCVMLAGMDSGSPYGFLGAAREMMTSFVVEPVLFIALITVAIKTRNFRFSDMAAYQQISGNSLSTIISGAALFLGIQAQLSKLPFDIPEAEGELMGGTFVEMSGPTFAMYRWGFIAKQVIFSMILAQLFFPWPLGLAGLWAVVAQIVKVVLIVVLVGLIDVVNPRLRIDQAIVYYFGVILMAIVGLVFALVGA
- a CDS encoding four helix bundle protein — translated: MATFKRFEDINAWQKARELTKSVYMITKESIFYRDQGLREQIRRASISVMSNIAEGFGRGGKREFIQFLSIAKGSVTEIQSHLYVALDMGYINQQIFDKMYKAAEDINCMIYGLMSYLQKTPVSGIKYKQ
- a CDS encoding 4Fe-4S dicluster domain-containing protein, which produces MILSKIKEAIICFKNLRVTFPYPLKRNIEALPVEGFRGKLTIDVSKCIGCAGCANVCPSRLIIITDKKAVRRLDFYLERCTYCGRCAEVCPEKAITMTQEFETATDDVHNDLHISAEVYMGTCQRCGRCFETQTILDKMMTVGFRNNQTTE
- a CDS encoding NADH-quinone oxidoreductase subunit K; translation: MGDLITTLMVCHFLASVGAAEIRNLKTSTIFLMLQSLLLALIIAAFAGRSQNYSLYWWAAITVVSKVIVIPGMLWWHIKKTQVMEIKPLVSFVVSFILLAIFLVAFYQMIHTHANFVAPTAVAAAEPTRSALALSFTIFVLGLYVLVIHRDAVKIIIGLNLIENGVHLALVTLVPQMPITTKLGIVSNVVFAILMLLWLTQNIYQAFGSSDTLKLSSLKG
- a CDS encoding cyclic nucleotide-binding domain-containing protein translates to MVDKKLLKDNSLFSDCSQSEIDKLSPLFSERSYVANQVMIPEQSENRELMILLEGSVAVEVALSLSASAEKLMLTSETSPGRIIEWSSAIDTTKSGGTASARALKPTKVLVADGQALVGLLKSEKELGYKLMQKILLVIASRLKDTRLQLISMAAQCR